The window ATAAAAGTGATGGCTGAGTGATCGGTCCCGACGCCAAGATTTGGATTTAACATCAATATTGATATCGTTTCAGGTACATCCCGAAGGCATGACGGAAGACCTCAGCCAATGTGCCTGTCCTCACGGTGACAAAGGGAAGGAGACAATAGACGGGATGAATGAGGAGCATGTCCCTCAGATCACCTGGGGGCTGGTCAATCTTCCGGAAATCGAGCCAAAAAGGATCCTCGATATCGGCTGCGGCGGAGGGATCTTCACCAAGCTGATCCTGGAAAGATATCCCGAGGCCAAGGCCTGGGGGATAGACATCAGCGAGGTCTCCATCGATTATTCGAAGAGATTCAATTCAGAGCTCATAGAGGATGACCGCTTGGAGCTCAGCATAGGGAATGTCGCCGATATGC of the Thermoplasmata archaeon genome contains:
- a CDS encoding class I SAM-dependent methyltransferase yields the protein MTEDLSQCACPHGDKGKETIDGMNEEHVPQITWGLVNLPEIEPKRILDIGCGGGIFTKLILERYPEAKAWGIDISEVSIDYSKRFNSELIEDDRLELSIGNVADMPYEDDFFDLIVSNASHFFWPNLPENLKEVSRVLRKGGILCLTVGIHTTDPAVISGYKQQFPSMTIVSDHTMLEYMEDAGMSSEYKVKPDSTFCCYIGIRR